The following are encoded in a window of Fusarium oxysporum f. sp. lycopersici 4287 chromosome 5, whole genome shotgun sequence genomic DNA:
- a CDS encoding OPT family small oligopeptide transporter, with the protein MASLQQLRTTATDGDITLVDIISRINDKPKQNGSSSREKNEQQDPREPLKDILRRLVEEHEHDQNFPDDLLNRAREYLENEHDEQQDAEPGQSISREFEAQKELMLNGSIYPEVRAVVDDTDDPTLPVGTFRVFLLGTIFAIVGTGVEQFFSLRMPPIGLSTFIVQILALPVGMLLAKWLPTRKFRVFLWEFTLNPGPFNQKEQILIAMMANVTFGGSAIGAYIVSIIQVLKLDVFYGEKNLSNSIPWQILTLISTQFMGYGCAGLVRRFLVYPPSMIWPKALANIALAKALNKDNGHSEDTVHGWKLSRYKFFLICFTSMFFYFWIPNYLFKALYLFNWPTWISPGNVTLALIAGSTCGLGLNPLPTLDWNVATYLGDPIVTPFFTLMNFASGMAIWGFIVAPLVYFNNVWDTGYLPINNNYIYDNHGSRYNISRVLLPDLTLNQTAYHEYSVPLMTSTQVIKYAAAFMIYVATPVHMYLWHRKDIMSGIRACWARKSRDEEFNDVHNRLMSAYPECPHWWYIVILVASFIIACVSVSLWPTGMPIWGIVLAVLFTVVLQIPIGMLLAVTNLEVSTRILSQLIAGYVFEGRPIPNMIFKMFSFMSTHQSLNFAGDLKLAHYAKIPPRWAFAAQVYATLLAGFVALGVNHWLLRNVEEVCQAHQKDRFTCPRTHTFFMSSVIWGVVGPRRLFGTQGPYRAITYTIPIGVIFPIAVYLLSKRWPNAFWRNVNAPVLFSGPMAWAPYNWSYVQGSVVLAFVFNKVIKRRYAAWWEKYAYVLTSSMSAAVGISGAVMYFAVQHTGVKLDWWGNRVQTEGVDQRGFLAGGKVVDCSMLKVPEKGYFDIGFEWKV; encoded by the coding sequence ATGGCTTCCCTACAACAACTAAGGACAACCGCTACAGATGGCGATATTACTCTTGTGGACATCATATCTCGAATCAATGACAAACCAAAGCAAAACGGCAGTAGCAGCCGAGAGAAAAACGAGCAACAAGACCCAAGAGAACCCCTCAAAGACATCCTAAGGAGGCTTGTGGAAGAGCACGAGCATGACCAGAATTTCCCCGACGACCTTCTCAACCGGGCGCGCGAATATCTCGAGAACGAACATGACGAGCAACAAGATGCTGAGCCGGGCCAGAGCATCTCTAGAGAATTCGAGGCTCAAAAGGAATTGATGCTAAATGGCTCCATCTATCCTGAAGTCCGAGCTGTTGTGGATGACACGGACGACCCGACCTTGCCAGTCGGCACATTCAGAGTATTCCTTTTGGGAACAATTTTTGCAATCGTTGGCACTGGAGTCGAACAGTTCTTTTCACTTCGAATGCCTCCTATTGGACTTTCGACATTTATTGTACAGATATTAGCGTTGCCCGTGGGGATGTTGTTGGCGAAATGGCTGCCGACGAGGAAATTTCGGGTGTTTTTGTGGGAGTTCACACTCAATCCAGGACCGTTCAACCAAAAGGAGCAGATTCTCATCGCAATGATGGCAAATGTGACATTTGGCGGCTCTGCAATTGGAGCCTACATCGTGAGCATCATTCAAGTCCTGAAACTCGATGTCTTTTACGGAGAGAAGAACCTCTCGAATAGTATCCCTTGGCAAATCCTCACGCTCATATCGACCCAGTTCATGGGATATGGATGTGCAGGTCTTGTTCGAAGGTTTCTGGTATACCCGCCGTCAATGATCTGGCCAAAGGCTTTGGCGAATATTGCACTTGCCAAGGCGTTGAACAAAGATAATGGACATTCAGAAGATACAGTGCATGGGTGGAAATTGTCGCGATAcaagttcttcttgatctgcttTACTTCCATGTTCTTCTACTTCTGGATTCCCAATTACTTGTTCAAAGCTCTTTACTTGTTCAACTGGCCGACATGGATATCACCAGGCAACGTCACACTCGCCCTCATAGCTGGATCAACCTGCGGTTTGGGCCTCAACCCCTTACCAACATTAGACTGGAACGTCGCCACCTATCTCGGCGACCCTATAGTAACACCCTTCTTCACACTCATGAACTTTGCAAGCGGCATGGCAATATGGGGCTTCATAGTCGCGCCGCTGGTGTACTTCAACAATGTCTGGGACACGGGCTACCTCCCTATCAACAACAACTACATCTACGACAACCACGGCTCGCGGTACAACATCTCGCGCGTATTGCTGCCCGACCTTACGCTTAATCAGACCGCGTACCACGAGTACAGTGTCCCCCTCATGACTTCCACTCAGGTGATCAAGTATGCGGCTGCCTTTATGATATATGTTGCTACACCCGTGCACATGTACCTCTGGCACCGTAAGGATATCATGTCTGGAATACGAGCTTGTTGGGCACGGAAGTCGCGAGACGAGGAGTTTAACGATGTGCACAACCGTCTTATGTCTGCGTATCCGGAGTGTCCTCACTGGTGGTACATTGTCATTCTTGTTGCGTCTTTCATCATCGCCTGTGTCTCGGTGAGCCTGTGGCCAACAGGCATGCCAATATGGGGCATCGTTCTAGCTGTCCTCTTCACCGTCGTGTTGCAAATTCCGATTGGGATGCTCTTGGCCGTTACGAACTTAGAGGTTTCAACACGTATCCTTTCCCAGCTTATTGCTGGCTATGTATTCGAGGGCCGGCCAATTCCGAACATGATATTCAAGATGTTCAGTTTCATGTCGACACATCAGTCGCTCAACTTTGCTGGTGATCTCAAGCTTGCGCACTATGCCAAGATTCCACCGAGGTGGGCATTTGCAGCACAGGTTTATGCGACGCTTCTGGCAGGTTTCGTTGCGTTGGGCGTGAATCACTGGTTACTTCGCAACGTTGAGGAGGTGTGTCAAGCGCATCAGAAAGACCGCTTCACGTGTCCCCGTACGCACACTTTCTTTATGTCCTCGGTGATATGGGGCGTCGTCGGACCACGTCGATTGTTCGGTACGCAAGGCCCCTACCGGGCCATCACATACACAATCCCCATCGGTGTCATATTTCCCATAGCCGTATACCTCCTCTCTAAGCGGTGGCCCAACGCTTTCTGGCGCAACGTCAACGCGCCAGTCCTATTCTCAGGACCGATGGCATGGGCTCCTTACAACTGGAGCTACGTGCAGGGCTCGGTGGTTCTAGCGTTCGTGTTCAACAAGGTGATCAAGAGGCGGTACGCGGCGTGGTGGGAGAAGTACGCGTACGTGCTGACGAGTTCTATGAGCGCGGCTGTTGGTATTTCTGGCGCGGTGATGTACTTTGCGGTGCAGCATACGGGGGTTAAGTTGGATTGGTGGGGGAACAGGGTTCAGACGGAAGGTGTTGATCAACGGGGTTTTCTGGCAGGTGGAAAGGTTGTCGACTGTTCGATGCTGAAGGTGCCTGAGAAGGGTTACTTTGATATCGGGTTTGAGTGGAAGGTGTAA